Within Pseudomonas cichorii, the genomic segment GGTAATGAGACGAGTGTAGACGGCGTTGGGGAAGGGGTGAAAAAACTACTAACCGGAAAGTGTTATTCCAGAAAAGCAAAACCCCCGGCGGGCCGGGGGTTTTGACTTGCGTGTGCTGTTACTCGTCAAGGAACGAGCGCAGGTGCTCGCTTCTTGTCGGGTGACGCAGCTTGCGCAGTGCCTTGGCTTCGATCTGACGAATCCGCTCGCGGGTTACGTCAAACTGCTTACCAACCTCTTCCAGCGTGTGGTCGGTATTCATGTCGATGCCGAAACGCATACGCAGAACCTTGGCTTCACGGGCGGTAAGGCCCGACAGCACTTCGCGTGTGGCTTCTTTCAGGCTTTCAACAGTGGCGACATCGATTGGCGACTGCATGGTCGAGTCTTCGATGAAGTCACCCAGATGCGAGTCTTCGTCGTCACCGATCGGGGTTTCCATGGAGATCGGCTCTTTGGCGATCTTCAGTACCTTGCGGATCTTGTCCTCAGGCATTTCCATGCGCTCGCCCAGCTCTTCCGGAGTCGGTTCACGACCCATTTCCTGCAGCATCTGGCGGGAAATGCGGTTGAGCTTGTTGATCGTCTCGATCATGTGCACCGGAATACGGATGGTGCGTGCCTGGTCGGCGATCGAGCGAGTGATCGCCTGACGGATCCACCAGGTTGCATAGGTCGAGAACTTGTAGCCACGACGGTATTCGAACTTGTCCACCGCTTTCATCAGGCCGATGTTGCCTTCCTGGATCAGGTCGAGGAATTGCAGGCCGCGGTTGGTGTACTTCTTGGCGATGGAGATCACCAGACGCAAGTTCGCTTCGACCATCTCTTTCTTCGCGCGGCGGGCCTTGGCCTCACCGATCGACATGCGACGGTTGATGTCCTTGATCTCGGCAATCTTCAGGCCGGTTTCTTCTTCGAGCGCGGTCAGCTTCTGCTGGCAACGCTGGATGTCCGGCTGCAGACGGGCAATGGCTTCGGCGTACTTGCTCTTGCCTTTGGCCAGTGCGTCGGTCCAGCTTTCGTCAACTTCGTTGCCCGGGAACTGGCGCAGGAAGTCGGCACGTGGCATGCGGGCGTCACGCACACAGAGTTGCATGATCGCGCGCTCTTGAGCACGGAGACGATCAAGTGCACTGCGAACGCGCTCTACCAGGCCTTCAAACTGTTTTGGAACCAGTTTGATCGGCATGAACAGTTCAGCCAGGGCAACCAGTTCAGCGATGGAATTCTTGTCTTCACGACCGAATTTCTTGAGCGCCTTGCGGGTGATTTCCATCTGGTCGGCAACGGCGCCAAAGCGCTGCTGGGCAATGACCGGATCAGGACCGCTTTCGGCTTCTTCTTCATCGTCGGAAGCGTCGCCCGATTCTTCCTCGTCATCGTCGCTGTCGTCAGCCTTGGCTGCTTTTGCGTCGATAGGCGGTGGGACTTCGGCCGGCGGTGCAATGCCGTCGTCCGGGTCGATGTAACCGCTCAGAACGTCGGACAGGCGGCCGCCTTCGCTCGTGACACGCTCGTATTCGGAGAGAATATGATCAACCGTGCCAGGGAAGTGCGCGATGGCGCTCATCACTTCACGGATGCCTTCCTCGATACGTTTGGCGATTTCGATTTCGCCTTCACGGGTCAGGAGTTCAACGGTACCCATTTCGCGCATGTACATACGCACGGGATCGGTAGTACGACCGATGTCGGTTTCAACCGCTGCCAATGCTGCGGCCGCTTCTTCTGCGGCGGCTTCATCGGTATCGGCATCGGCCAGCATCAGGGCGTCTGCGTCCGGAGCACTCTCGTGTACCGGGATCCCCATGTCATTGATCATGCGGATGATGTCTTCCACCTGCTCAGGATCTGAAATATCCTCAGGCAAGTGGTCGTTGACCTCTGCGTAAGTCAGATACTTCTGCTCACGACCCAGGGTGATCAACTCTTTGATACGAGACTGCTGTTGCGCTTTTCCGGACATAACACCCTATCCACTGAAGGTCTTGGCGGGCAAAAAACAAGCCGAGGATTATACCCGAGCTATGACCTCACGCGCCAGTTGAGGTCGGGTTTTGTGCAGAAACATTGCGACTAAGGAGCCGAAGCAGTTGAGTTTTCTCTTCTGCCGTGAGGCCTACCTGGCGATCCTTGATGATCAACTGATCAATGTTCCGCTCACGTTGGTTTGCCGATAGCCTAGTTATAGTGTCGAAAAACTGTTGTTCAAGGTTATCGGCCTCGATCAACCATTCCTTTTCTGCCAATGCGCGCAGCAATCGGCCCTGTTCCGTGCCATGCCAACGCGCTATCAATTGTAACGACCGAAGATTCGGATTCTTTTGCCTGGCCTCGATCAAGGCGACCAGTAACTGCGCCTGTGCGTGGTCTTCTGCCGCGAAATGGCTCGCATTTTCGACTTTCTCGGCCAGTTCCGGGTGATGCAGCAGGGTTCTCAGTGCCGCTTGCAACGGCGGTTCTACGGCCGTTGGTACGCGTGGTGCACGAGGCTCGAACTCCTGACGCTTACCCCCTTTGCCCCAGGACTTTTTGTTGTCCCATTTTTTCTGATTCTGACCACCGGCTTTCTTGGGCGTCCATTGCGGCTGCTCTTCGTGGCCGCCGTGCTGCTGGTAATCCGCGAAATCCGGCATTGCGTCGTAATCGACGTACGGATCGTAGCTGGGAGGCACATCTGCGGGTGCACTTTGTACCAACTGGCTGACGGCTTCGTTGTTGAGGCCGGTGATTTCGCTGAGGCGCTGACGCATCAGCGTGCGCAGATTGGCGCCGGGAACCTTGTCGATCAGCGGTGCGGCGAGGGTGGCCATATGGGCCTTGCCTTCGAGGGAGCGCGGGTCGGATTCCTTGGTCAACTGCTCGAAAAAATAGTCGGCCAGCGGCTGGGCATGCTGATTGATGCGTGCCTTGAAAGCATCGGTGCCTTCGGAGCGCACCAGAGTGTCCGGGTCTTCGCCTTCGGGCAGGAACAGAAAGCGGGCGCGGCGTCCGTCCTGCAGGCTCGACAGGGTGGCTTCCAGTGCGCGCCATGCGGCATTGCGGCCAGCCTGGTCGCCGTCGAAGCAGAACAGCACGTTGGGTACGACCCTGAACAGCCGTTTCAAGTGCTCTTCGCTGGTTGCGGTGCCAAGTGTCGCGACGGCATTGCGCAGGCCTTGCTGGGCCAGGGCGATGACGTCCATGTAGCCCTCGACGACAATGATTTCGTCTAGGTTGCGATTGTGTTTGCGTGCCTCGAACAGGCCGTACAGCTCCTGGCCCTTGTGAAAGACAGGGGTTTCAGGGGAGTTCAGGTACTTGGGCTTGTCGTCGCCCAGTACCCGGCCACCAAAGGCAATGACGCGGCCTCGTGAGTCGCGGATCGGAAACATGACTCGGTCGCGAAAACGGTCGTAGCGCTTGCCGGTTTCCGCGTTCTCGATCAGCAGGCCGGCATCGATCATGACCTTTTGCTGAAGCGTGTCGCTGCTCAGGTGCTTGTAGAGGTTGTCCCAGCCGGGCGGGGCGAACCCCATGCCGAAGTCCCGGGCGATCTCGCCGGACAGGCCGCGACCCTTGAGGTAGTCCACGGCGGCCTTGCGCATCGGGTGGCTTTTCAGGGCCTGACGATAGAACTCGGCGGCGGCTGCCAGCAGCGGGTACAGCGGGGAGTCGGTCGGCTGGCGCGGCTTCTGGCCTTTGACGTTCTGTTCCCGGGGGACTTCCATGCCAGCTGCTTTGGCAAGCTCCTCGACCGCCTGGGGAAAGTCCAGGTTGTCGTGGTCCATGACGAAGCCAAGCGCGTTACCGCCTGCACCACAGCCGAAGCAGTAATAGAACTGCTTGTCCGGGCTGACGCTGAAAGAGGGTGTTTTCTCTTTGTGGAACGGGCAGCAGGCGCTGAAATTCTTCCCGGTTTTCTTCAATTGCACGCGCGAGCTGACAACATCGACGATGTCGGTGCGGTTCAGGAGGTCGTCAATGAAGCTTTGGGGAATCAGCCCGGCCATGGCGTTCTCGTCATCAGGCGTATTACGAAATTATCGTGGCGAATCTGTAAGCGTGCGCGAACATTTCAGCCGCCTTTGTCAGCAAGAATAGCGAGATGCGGGCGGGTATCGGCATCCGATAATCGGGCCTGCAGCCTTGAAAGGAAATAAGTGTGCAGCGATTTCATGTGAATTCGACTTCAGCCTTGAGCTTTGGTGTTCACTGAGGGATCGCAAGAGACGCTGCCTTGGCTGAGCTTCTTGCGAAGTCATCAAGGCATGCTCGTCATGCTCATTGATCAAGCCTGCCCGAAGGACAGATCAATCAACGTTGCCTGAAGCAGGCTGGACGTGCTTTGACGGATTTGTCTTGGTCGCGTGTGCGGCTTCGACAGCCTCTGTCAATGAAGCGTGAGGCTAGTGCTCCAACTGCCGACAGCCCGGCTTTGATGGCCGGGCAAGGCAGAAGCTTGCGACGTAAGGCTGTAAATTAATACAGACGAACGGCGCGGCGCTGTTCGCGCTGGACTTTCTTGGCGTGACGCTTGACAGCAGCAGCTGCCTTACGCTTACGCTCGGAAGTCGGCTTCTCGTAAAATTCGCGGCTACGAACTTCAGCCAGAACACCGGCTTTTTCGCAGGAGCGCTTGAAACGACGCAGAGCTACGTCGAAGGGTTCGTTCTCTTTAACTTTGACGGCTGGCATCCAGAGCTACCTTCATTCATTACCGGGGTCAACGCCTCGTGCAAACACTGCACAAAAGTACGTCGGTTTTTAAGGGTTGCGGATGTTAACCCCTCATTGAGAGGAATGCAAAGCCTCTGATCGAAAACCGCTGGTCGGAGCCTTTTGCGACGACTATCATGCGCGCCTTCAAATCTGCCCCCTACAAGGCGCAAACCCATGTTAGTACTGGGATTAGAAACTTCCTGCGACGAAACCGGCGTCGCGCTTTACGACAGCGAACGCGGTTTGCTGGCGGATGCATTGTTCAGTCAGATCGACCTGCATCGTGCTTATGGTGGCGTGGTACCAGAGCTGGCATCGCGCGATCACGTCAAGCGCATGCTGCCACTCATTCGCCAGACGCTGGCTGAAGCGGACTGTGTCGCGACCGATATCGATGCCATTGCCTACACGGCCGGGCCGGGTCTGGTCGGCGCCTTGCTGGTCGGTGCGTCATGTGCCCAGGCCCTGGCATTTGCCTGGGATATTCCGGCCCTTGGTGTTCATCACATGGAAGGTCATCTGCTGGCGCCGATGCTTGAAGAGCAGCCGCCACAGTTTCCGTTCGTCGCCTTGCTGGTGTCCGGCGGGCATACGCAACTGGTCCGGGTCGACGGTATCGGTCGCTATGAGCTGTTGGGCGAAACCCTGGATGACGCCGCAGGCGAGGCTTTCGACAAGACCGCCAAGATGATGGGCCTGCAATATCCGGGTGGTCCCGAGATTTCCCGTCTGGCGACTCGCGGTGTAGCGGGGCGTTTTGTATTTCCGCGTCCGATGACCGACCGTCCCGGCCTGGAATTCAGCTTCAGTGGTCTGAAAACCTCTGCCCTCAATGCCTGGCAGCAGTGCCAGAGCGCTGGAGACGACAGCGAGCAAACCCGTTGCGACATCTCTCTGGCCTTCCAGCAGGCGGTAGTGGAGACTTTGACCATCAAGTGCAAGCGGGCACTCAAGCAGACCGGCCTCAAAAGCCTGGTCATCGCCGGTGGCGTCAGTGCCAACAAGGCGTTGCGAGAGTCGCTGGAGAGCATGCTGGCGGACCTGCGTGGTCATGTTTACTACGCTCGTCCCGAGTTCTGCACCGATAACGGCGCGATGATCGCATTTGCCGGTTGTCAGCGTCTGCAGGCGGGCCAGAAGGAAGATTTGAGTATCAGTGTGCAGGCACGCTGGCCGATGGAGCAGTTGTCGGGTATCTGAGGGCGGCATGTCGAAGGTGAGCCGTTTTCATGCGTACCTTCAGAAATGCCGTTCGCGCCCGGCGAGCAGGTCGCGTAGATTGCCGCGATGACGCCAGACGATCAGCAGGGTCAGGACACTCATGGGCAATAATGCCCGGGGTTCCTGCCAGGCCAGCAGTGGCAGGGTCAATGGTGTGGCGATCAGCGCGGCGAGCGAGCTGGTGCGGGTCAGGTAGAACGTCAGCAGCCAGGTCGTGATGGCCAGCGCTGCTGCGGGAGGGTAGAGCCCCAGCAGCATGCCGGCGGCGGTTGCAACGCCTTTGCCGCCCTTGAAGCGAAAGTACAACGGAAACAGATGGCCCAGTACGGCGCAAAGGCCTATCCAGGCCTGGTCTCGCGGGTCAAGGCCGCCAAGGTTGGCAAGCAGTACGGGGAGCAGGCCTTTACAGAGGTCGCCTATCAGGGTCAGGACGGCAGCTTTTTTACCGGCCAGACGCAGCATGTTGGTCGCGCCTGCATTGCCCGAGCCACTGGCACGTGGGTCCGGGCTGCCATTGAGGCGGCTGAGCAGGATGGCGAAGGACAGTGAGCCGAGCAGGTAGGCGAAAATAGCCAGTAACCAAAACATGCTAACCATTCCGGGCGAGGATGCCCTGATTCTAACGGGGCATCGCGCCCTTGTCGTGCAGTGGAGAGTAGTGCTTGGACAGAGTTTTCATTGACGGTCTTGAGGTCGATACGGTGATCGGCGCTTATGACTGGGAACGTGGCATCCGCCAGTGCTTGCGGCTGGACCTGAGTTTTGCCTGGGATAACCGGCCTGCCGCAGCGGGTGACGACCTGAGCAAGGCCTTGGACTATGCGAGTGTTTCCGCTCGCATCCAGGCTTTTGCCGAGCAGGCGCAGTTCCAGTTGGTGGAGACTTTTGCCGAGCGTCTGGCCGAAGTGCTGATGAGTGAGTTTCATATTCCCTGGCTGCGTCTGAGGCTGACCAAGCCGGGCGCTGTCGCCGCTGCCAAGGGCGTGGGCGTGGAGATCGAGCGCGGATGTCGCTGACTCGGGTTTTTCTTGGGCTCGGCAGTAATATCGAGCGCGAAAGGCATTTGCATGCCGGGCTGGATGCGCTCGATTCCTTCCTGAGCGATCTGACCTGCTCACCGGTCTTCGAAAGCCAGCCGGTGGGGATCAAGAGTGGTCCGTTCTTCAATCTGGTCGTCTCGGCCCTGACCGACCTGCCGCTTCTGGATCTGGGTCGCCGTTTGAAGATGATCGAAGCCGATAGCGGCCGTTATGCTCCGGATCGCAAAGGGTTGCCGCTGGATATCGATGTGCTTCTGTATGGTGAGCTGGTCGGTAATTTCGACGGTTTGATCCTGCCGCGTGCAGAAATCCTCAAGAACGCCTTTGTGTTGTGGCCCTTGTCGCTGATCGCGGCGGATCGCTTGCATCCGGGTGTTGGCGTGCCTTTCGGCACGCTCTGGGCTGATGCTCAGATCGATCAGCAGCTCTTGCCTGTAGCGTTCGAGTGGCGCGGAATACAGCTGACGCCAGAAGAGGTGTAGGAGCAATCGGGCGGCGCTCCGCTCATTCGCGAGACGTCATTGAGGGCGATAGGTTTTTTTCAGCTCACGGGCCTCTGGCGAATGAATTCGCTCCCACGGAAAATCCATTTAATTCATGATCTTGTGGGATTCATTCCCGAAGTGCAGTGTGCTCGGCCTTGTACACCTTGAGCGCATCCAGCCTTTCGTTTTTCAGCGCATTGCCCAGGTCCTGTCCCTTCAAGCCCTTTTCCACCAGCGGCTGGACCGCAACAGTTCGGGCCGCATGGGCTGCGCCGCGCAGGTAGTCAGCCTGTGGATAATTACGCTCCTCGAAACCGTCGCGCCCACGAGCGTCCATCTCGCAAGCCACAATGAATTCCTCAAAGCGTTGCGGGCGACGGTAGACGTCGAAGCTGTGCAGTAGCTCCAGCAGGGTCAGGGGTTTCAGCTCAAGGGCGCGATGTCCATGAGTGTGATACTGGCCAACCAGTAGCGCCAGTTCCTGACATTCCTTCGGCACCTTGAAGCGCTCGTTGACCGCTTTTATCAGGCGCAGGCCCCTGTGTTCGTGGGCGATATGCCGAGGCCATTCGGCTTCGGGAGTCAGCCCTTTACCCAGATCATGCAGCAGGCAGGCCCAGCGTACGCTCAGTGGCTGTTGATGAAGGGCGGATTGCCCCAGCACGCTGAGTACATGCTTGCCTGTGTCGATTTCGGGGTGATGGGCGGCAGGCTGCGGTACGCCGAACAGCGCCTCGACTTCGGGAATCAGTTCCTTGAGAGCGCCACAGTCATGCAGCACCTGAATGAAAACCTGAGGCTGATTTTCCATCAGCGCCCGGGAGATTTCCTTCCAGCTGCGCTCGGGTGTCAGGGCCTTGAGTTCACCGGATTCGCTGAGCTGGCGCATCAGTTTCAGTGTTTCGGGCGCGATGCTGAAACCCAAAGGTGCATAGCGGGCTGCGAAACGGGCGACACGCAATACTCTGAGCGGATCTTCGGCGAACGCAGGTGAAACGTGGCGCAAGACTCGGGCTTCGATATCGTGCTGTCCGCCATAGGGATCGGTCAGATTACCGTCCTTGTCTTCGGCTATGGCATTGATGGTCAGATCGCGGCGGATCAGGTCCTGTTCGAGTGTGACGTCAGGGCTGGCGTGAAAGATGAAGCCGCCGTAACCAACGCCGTTCTTGCGCTCGGTGCGAGCCAGTGCGTATTCCTCACCCGTCAGAGGATGAAGAAAGACCGGAAAATCAGTACCCACCGGACGATAACCTTTGACCAGC encodes:
- the rpoD gene encoding RNA polymerase sigma factor RpoD; the encoded protein is MSGKAQQQSRIKELITLGREQKYLTYAEVNDHLPEDISDPEQVEDIIRMINDMGIPVHESAPDADALMLADADTDEAAAEEAAAALAAVETDIGRTTDPVRMYMREMGTVELLTREGEIEIAKRIEEGIREVMSAIAHFPGTVDHILSEYERVTSEGGRLSDVLSGYIDPDDGIAPPAEVPPPIDAKAAKADDSDDDEEESGDASDDEEEAESGPDPVIAQQRFGAVADQMEITRKALKKFGREDKNSIAELVALAELFMPIKLVPKQFEGLVERVRSALDRLRAQERAIMQLCVRDARMPRADFLRQFPGNEVDESWTDALAKGKSKYAEAIARLQPDIQRCQQKLTALEEETGLKIAEIKDINRRMSIGEAKARRAKKEMVEANLRLVISIAKKYTNRGLQFLDLIQEGNIGLMKAVDKFEYRRGYKFSTYATWWIRQAITRSIADQARTIRIPVHMIETINKLNRISRQMLQEMGREPTPEELGERMEMPEDKIRKVLKIAKEPISMETPIGDDEDSHLGDFIEDSTMQSPIDVATVESLKEATREVLSGLTAREAKVLRMRFGIDMNTDHTLEEVGKQFDVTRERIRQIEAKALRKLRHPTRSEHLRSFLDE
- the dnaG gene encoding DNA primase; protein product: MAGLIPQSFIDDLLNRTDIVDVVSSRVQLKKTGKNFSACCPFHKEKTPSFSVSPDKQFYYCFGCGAGGNALGFVMDHDNLDFPQAVEELAKAAGMEVPREQNVKGQKPRQPTDSPLYPLLAAAAEFYRQALKSHPMRKAAVDYLKGRGLSGEIARDFGMGFAPPGWDNLYKHLSSDTLQQKVMIDAGLLIENAETGKRYDRFRDRVMFPIRDSRGRVIAFGGRVLGDDKPKYLNSPETPVFHKGQELYGLFEARKHNRNLDEIIVVEGYMDVIALAQQGLRNAVATLGTATSEEHLKRLFRVVPNVLFCFDGDQAGRNAAWRALEATLSSLQDGRRARFLFLPEGEDPDTLVRSEGTDAFKARINQHAQPLADYFFEQLTKESDPRSLEGKAHMATLAAPLIDKVPGANLRTLMRQRLSEITGLNNEAVSQLVQSAPADVPPSYDPYVDYDAMPDFADYQQHGGHEEQPQWTPKKAGGQNQKKWDNKKSWGKGGKRQEFEPRAPRVPTAVEPPLQAALRTLLHHPELAEKVENASHFAAEDHAQAQLLVALIEARQKNPNLRSLQLIARWHGTEQGRLLRALAEKEWLIEADNLEQQFFDTITRLSANQRERNIDQLIIKDRQVGLTAEEKTQLLRLLSRNVSAQNPTSTGA
- the rpsU gene encoding 30S ribosomal protein S21, whose amino-acid sequence is MPAVKVKENEPFDVALRRFKRSCEKAGVLAEVRSREFYEKPTSERKRKAAAAVKRHAKKVQREQRRAVRLY
- the tsaD gene encoding tRNA (adenosine(37)-N6)-threonylcarbamoyltransferase complex transferase subunit TsaD, coding for MLVLGLETSCDETGVALYDSERGLLADALFSQIDLHRAYGGVVPELASRDHVKRMLPLIRQTLAEADCVATDIDAIAYTAGPGLVGALLVGASCAQALAFAWDIPALGVHHMEGHLLAPMLEEQPPQFPFVALLVSGGHTQLVRVDGIGRYELLGETLDDAAGEAFDKTAKMMGLQYPGGPEISRLATRGVAGRFVFPRPMTDRPGLEFSFSGLKTSALNAWQQCQSAGDDSEQTRCDISLAFQQAVVETLTIKCKRALKQTGLKSLVIAGGVSANKALRESLESMLADLRGHVYYARPEFCTDNGAMIAFAGCQRLQAGQKEDLSISVQARWPMEQLSGI
- the plsY gene encoding glycerol-3-phosphate 1-O-acyltransferase PlsY, translated to MFWLLAIFAYLLGSLSFAILLSRLNGSPDPRASGSGNAGATNMLRLAGKKAAVLTLIGDLCKGLLPVLLANLGGLDPRDQAWIGLCAVLGHLFPLYFRFKGGKGVATAAGMLLGLYPPAAALAITTWLLTFYLTRTSSLAALIATPLTLPLLAWQEPRALLPMSVLTLLIVWRHRGNLRDLLAGRERHF
- the folB gene encoding dihydroneopterin aldolase, whose product is MDRVFIDGLEVDTVIGAYDWERGIRQCLRLDLSFAWDNRPAAAGDDLSKALDYASVSARIQAFAEQAQFQLVETFAERLAEVLMSEFHIPWLRLRLTKPGAVAAAKGVGVEIERGCR
- the folK gene encoding 2-amino-4-hydroxy-6-hydroxymethyldihydropteridine diphosphokinase; this encodes MSLTRVFLGLGSNIERERHLHAGLDALDSFLSDLTCSPVFESQPVGIKSGPFFNLVVSALTDLPLLDLGRRLKMIEADSGRYAPDRKGLPLDIDVLLYGELVGNFDGLILPRAEILKNAFVLWPLSLIAADRLHPGVGVPFGTLWADAQIDQQLLPVAFEWRGIQLTPEEV
- a CDS encoding multifunctional CCA addition/repair protein produces the protein MQIYKVGGAVRDRLLGQPVTDTDWVVVGASADEMLVKGYRPVGTDFPVFLHPLTGEEYALARTERKNGVGYGGFIFHASPDVTLEQDLIRRDLTINAIAEDKDGNLTDPYGGQHDIEARVLRHVSPAFAEDPLRVLRVARFAARYAPLGFSIAPETLKLMRQLSESGELKALTPERSWKEISRALMENQPQVFIQVLHDCGALKELIPEVEALFGVPQPAAHHPEIDTGKHVLSVLGQSALHQQPLSVRWACLLHDLGKGLTPEAEWPRHIAHEHRGLRLIKAVNERFKVPKECQELALLVGQYHTHGHRALELKPLTLLELLHSFDVYRRPQRFEEFIVACEMDARGRDGFEERNYPQADYLRGAAHAARTVAVQPLVEKGLKGQDLGNALKNERLDALKVYKAEHTALRE